One Pseudomonas entomophila genomic window carries:
- a CDS encoding AAA family ATPase encodes MKLSRLSLRDFRCFESIDIDFHPQVTVLVAPNGAGKTSILDAIAVAYGPFVGAFDEATGKHFEARDIRQTAVRETASNEMEYATRGARLLAEGYIPGSWVDQLSGGADSLWERSLASSPKAKTTIKDAKELVDYGKRLQEAVRTPGVGAILPLITYYGTGRLWQQKKLTESKKSQRTSRTVGYTDCLDPASSYKSFVEWFRYWSISSKEARIKALELLDFSTVSEFDGYIKSVSQAVNTCIEPAGWRDIDYSLAKEALVAHHPIFGELPVEQLSDGIRNMIGMVADIAFRATKLNGHLGHMASRATPGIVLIDEVDMHLHPEWQQAVIPSLTQAFPELQFIVTTHSPQVLSTVDADCVRIIVNERDPDTSRVQTYVMKPQWQTRGVASTDLLARIMNVNPVPDVPEARWVNEYQALIQQNLHESAQGKTLRAKLEDHFGAEHPLIQECARLVRLQGFKQTLPKHIGRE; translated from the coding sequence GTGAAGCTATCCCGGCTCAGTCTGCGCGACTTTCGCTGCTTCGAATCCATCGACATTGACTTCCACCCTCAAGTGACGGTGCTGGTCGCCCCCAATGGTGCTGGCAAGACATCCATTCTCGATGCGATAGCCGTAGCCTACGGGCCGTTCGTTGGTGCATTCGATGAAGCGACGGGCAAACATTTCGAGGCGCGGGATATCCGTCAGACCGCGGTACGCGAAACCGCATCCAACGAGATGGAATATGCAACACGTGGCGCTCGCCTGCTGGCCGAGGGTTACATTCCAGGGAGCTGGGTTGATCAACTCAGCGGGGGAGCGGATAGCCTCTGGGAGCGAAGCCTTGCAAGCTCCCCAAAGGCTAAAACCACGATCAAGGACGCCAAAGAGCTGGTGGATTATGGCAAAAGGCTCCAGGAAGCTGTCCGCACTCCGGGAGTCGGTGCCATATTGCCTTTGATCACGTATTACGGCACCGGCCGGCTGTGGCAACAAAAAAAACTCACTGAATCCAAGAAAAGTCAACGAACGTCACGAACGGTTGGATATACCGACTGCCTTGACCCTGCCTCAAGCTATAAATCGTTTGTCGAGTGGTTTCGTTATTGGAGCATCAGCTCCAAGGAGGCCCGCATCAAGGCCTTGGAGTTGCTGGACTTTTCAACCGTTTCCGAATTTGACGGCTATATCAAGTCGGTCAGTCAAGCCGTCAACACCTGCATTGAACCTGCCGGGTGGCGGGACATTGACTATTCCTTGGCAAAAGAGGCACTCGTCGCCCATCACCCTATATTTGGAGAACTTCCGGTCGAACAGTTGAGCGACGGGATACGAAACATGATCGGCATGGTCGCCGATATCGCTTTCCGCGCCACCAAACTTAATGGCCATCTAGGGCATATGGCGTCCCGGGCCACACCAGGCATCGTGTTGATCGACGAAGTCGACATGCACCTGCACCCAGAGTGGCAACAAGCGGTGATCCCCTCACTGACCCAAGCGTTCCCCGAACTGCAATTCATTGTCACCACCCATAGTCCCCAGGTGTTGAGTACCGTAGACGCCGACTGCGTACGCATCATCGTGAATGAGCGTGATCCAGATACTTCCAGGGTCCAGACCTATGTCATGAAACCGCAATGGCAGACACGTGGGGTCGCCAGTACCGATCTGCTGGCGCGCATCATGAACGTCAATCCCGTTCCTGACGTACCCGAGGCGCGATGGGTCAATGAATATCAGGCGCTGATTCAGCAAAACCTGCATGAGTCTGCGCAAGGCAAGACCTTACGCGCAAAACTCGAGGATCATTTCGGCGCAGAGCATCCCCTGATACAGGAGTGCGCGCGCCTTGTCCGCCTGCAAGGGTTCAAGCAAACGTTGCCCAAGCATATCGGCAGGGAGTGA
- the mobA gene encoding molybdenum cofactor guanylyltransferase MobA, protein MPATPNPVSILILAGGRGQRMGGRDKGLVPWHGEPLVAHVQHVVREFSDDVVISCNRNQDRYALYADQLVADAEADFPGPLAGVIAGLKVARHDWVVMLACDAPLIDQALIEGLLRLAVEHDSAAMVRQGGYWQPMFSVLPRRVLPMLEHAWAAGERSLQKALLGAVAVQALECMDNDQRLSNFNSPELLQG, encoded by the coding sequence ATGCCTGCTACACCCAACCCTGTCTCCATCCTCATCCTCGCCGGTGGCCGTGGCCAGCGCATGGGCGGCCGCGACAAGGGCCTGGTGCCCTGGCACGGTGAGCCGCTGGTGGCCCACGTGCAACATGTGGTGCGGGAGTTCTCCGACGATGTGGTGATTTCCTGCAACCGCAACCAGGACCGTTACGCCCTCTACGCAGACCAGTTGGTGGCGGACGCCGAGGCGGACTTCCCCGGGCCGCTGGCCGGGGTGATCGCCGGGCTCAAGGTGGCGCGGCATGACTGGGTGGTAATGCTGGCCTGCGATGCGCCGCTGATTGACCAGGCGCTGATCGAGGGGCTGTTGAGGTTGGCTGTCGAGCACGACAGCGCGGCCATGGTGCGCCAGGGTGGGTATTGGCAGCCGATGTTCAGTGTGCTGCCGCGCCGGGTGCTGCCGATGCTTGAGCACGCATGGGCAGCCGGTGAACGCAGTCTGCAGAAAGCCTTGTTGGGAGCGGTGGCCGTACAAGCGCTGGAATGCATGGACAATGACCAACGCCTGAGCAACTTCAACAGCCCGGAGCTGCTGCAAGGCTGA
- a CDS encoding efflux RND transporter periplasmic adaptor subunit, whose amino-acid sequence MSTPRSLRLRPLALLALMTLSLAGCNDATEQEEQAPAPQVRVETLAVQPLAISTELSGRILAPRTAEVRARVAGVVLKRVYREGSDVKQGDVLFLIDPAPFKADFDSARATLAKAEATVYQARLQEQRYRELVDDKAVSRQEYDNARAAFLQADAAVAESKAALERARLNLGYATVTAPISGRIGRALVTEGALVGQSETTPLATIQQLNPIHADVSQSTRELNALRRALRAGELQQVGQDQVKATLVQDDGSAYPLPGKLLFSDISVDPSTNQITLRSEFPNPDLDLLPGSYVRVRLEQAVQPQGISVPQRAILRDSAGVPKVLVVDHQDRVSERPVTLGSAQGDRWIVSEGLAPGDRVVVEGLQHVKAGDQVQVDEQPGATAVAQHNGQ is encoded by the coding sequence ATGTCCACTCCACGCTCCCTGCGCCTGCGCCCCTTGGCGCTGCTGGCGCTGATGACCCTTTCCCTGGCCGGCTGCAATGACGCCACCGAACAGGAAGAACAGGCCCCCGCCCCCCAGGTCCGGGTCGAAACCCTCGCCGTCCAGCCGCTGGCCATCAGCACCGAGCTCAGCGGCCGCATCCTCGCGCCACGCACCGCCGAAGTCCGCGCCCGGGTGGCCGGCGTGGTGCTCAAGCGGGTGTACCGCGAAGGCAGCGACGTCAAGCAAGGCGATGTGCTGTTCCTGATCGACCCGGCGCCGTTCAAGGCCGACTTCGACAGCGCCCGCGCAACGTTGGCCAAGGCCGAGGCCACTGTGTACCAGGCACGCCTGCAGGAGCAACGCTACCGCGAGCTGGTCGACGACAAGGCGGTCAGCCGCCAGGAGTACGACAACGCCCGCGCCGCCTTCCTCCAGGCCGATGCCGCGGTCGCCGAGTCCAAGGCAGCCCTGGAACGCGCGCGCCTGAACCTGGGCTATGCCACCGTGACCGCCCCGATTTCCGGGCGCATCGGCCGTGCGCTGGTGACCGAGGGCGCGCTGGTCGGCCAGAGCGAGACCACGCCGCTGGCCACCATCCAGCAGCTGAACCCGATCCACGCCGACGTCAGCCAGTCGACCCGCGAGCTCAATGCACTGCGTCGCGCCCTGCGCGCCGGCGAGCTGCAACAGGTCGGCCAGGACCAGGTCAAGGCCACCCTGGTGCAGGATGACGGCAGCGCCTACCCGCTGCCTGGCAAACTGCTGTTCTCCGACATCAGCGTCGACCCGAGCACCAACCAGATCACCCTGCGCAGCGAGTTCCCCAACCCCGACCTTGACCTGCTGCCCGGCAGCTACGTGCGTGTGCGCCTGGAACAGGCCGTGCAGCCCCAGGGCATCAGCGTGCCGCAGCGGGCCATCCTGCGCGACAGCGCCGGCGTGCCCAAGGTGCTAGTGGTCGATCACCAGGACCGCGTCAGCGAGCGCCCGGTCACCCTCGGCAGCGCCCAGGGCGACCGCTGGATCGTCAGCGAGGGCCTGGCCCCGGGCGATCGCGTGGTGGTCGAGGGCCTGCAACACGTCAAGGCCGGCGACCAGGTGCAGGTCGACGAGCAACCGGGCGCCACCGCCGTCGCCCAACACAACGGCCAATGA
- the ptuB gene encoding retron Ec78 anti-phage system effector HNH endonuclease PtuB — protein MRKLDRDAAPPAGLSRYRHGRDKWSDTTPTHEHRTEIWVKLDVMQGGRCAYCEGSIDLSNRLIEHFRQRSRYPQGTFDWHNLFGSCRRKGTCGDRKDSCGHYPHEDVIKPDVEDPEEYLVFTANGSVQPRANLSAQDRHRAEQTIYILGLEGALTQIRKAQISGYLQTAMEIAELAREYPMEDWLPFLQEELRQTSRLPFATAIKHLLTPQNE, from the coding sequence ATGCGGAAACTGGACAGAGACGCAGCGCCCCCAGCAGGCTTGAGCCGTTATCGACATGGCCGGGACAAATGGTCAGATACCACGCCGACGCATGAGCATCGCACCGAGATCTGGGTCAAGCTGGACGTCATGCAAGGCGGGCGATGTGCCTATTGCGAAGGGTCGATCGATCTTTCAAACCGCCTAATCGAACATTTTCGTCAGCGTAGTCGCTATCCTCAAGGCACGTTTGATTGGCACAATCTTTTCGGTTCCTGCCGACGAAAAGGCACATGCGGAGATCGGAAGGATAGTTGCGGTCACTACCCACATGAGGATGTGATAAAGCCGGACGTCGAGGACCCGGAAGAGTATCTGGTCTTTACCGCAAATGGCTCGGTACAACCACGAGCGAATTTGAGCGCCCAAGACAGGCACCGCGCAGAACAGACTATATACATCCTGGGACTTGAGGGTGCACTGACCCAAATCCGCAAGGCGCAGATTAGTGGATACCTTCAAACTGCAATGGAAATCGCTGAGCTGGCTCGTGAATACCCCATGGAGGATTGGCTGCCATTCCTGCAGGAGGAGCTGCGGCAGACATCACGGCTTCCTTTCGCAACCGCCATTAAGCACTTGCTGACACCGCAGAATGAGTGA
- a CDS encoding efflux RND transporter permease subunit produces MPQFFIDRPVFAWVVALFILLVGALAIPQLPVAQYPDVAPPQVEIYAVYPGASAATMDESVVSIIEQELNGADNLLYFESQSSLGNATITASFQPGTNPDMAQVDVQNRLKVIESRLPRPVTQQGLQVEKVSTGFLLLATLTSEDGSLDEIALSDILARNVMNEIRRIKGVGKAQLYGSERAMRIWIDPAKLVGFKLTPNDVAEAIAAQNAQVAPGSIGDLPSRPTQEITANVVVKGQLSTPEEFAAIVLRANADGSTVTVGDVARVEIGAQEYQYGTRLNGKATSAFSVKLSPGANAMETAALVKQKLDELARYFPAGVKYDIPYDTSPFVKVSIKQVISTLVEAMVLVFAVMFLFLQNLRYTLIPTLVVPVALMGTFAVMNALGFSINVLTLFGMVLAIGILVDDAIVVVENVERIMAEEGLPPKEATRKAMGQISGAIVGITLVLVAVFLPMAFMQGSVGVIYQQFSVSMAVSILFSAFLALSLTPALCATLLKPLEKGEHHERKGFFGWFNRRFEGMSNGYQRWVTHALARSGRYLLVYAALVAVLGYGFSQLPTAFLPTEDQGYTITDIQLPPGASQARTIEVAQQIEAHNTEEPGVANTTLILGFSFSGSGQNAALAFTTLKDWSERGSDDSAQSIADRATMAFTQLKDAIAYAVLPPPVDGLGESTGFEFRLQDRGGMGHTALMAARDQLLEQARKSKVLVNVREASLAESPQVELEVDRRQANALGVSFADIGAVLDTAVGSNYVNDFPNQGRMQRVVVQAEGDQRSQVEDLLKIHVRNSSGKMVPLGAFISAHWRSGPVQLTRYNGYPAVSISGEPAAGHSSGEAMAEVERLVAQLPAGAGLEWTGLSLQERLSGSQAPLLMALSLLVVFLCLAALYESWSIPTAVLLVVPLGVLGAVLAVTLRGLPNDVFFKVGLITLIGLSAKNAILIIEFAKDLVDQGHDAVDAAIQAARLRLRPIVMTSLAFILGVVPLAIASGASSASQQAIGTGVIGGMLSATFAVVFVPVFFVVVMRLAGRKQVQDSKAVTREA; encoded by the coding sequence ATGCCGCAGTTCTTCATCGACCGCCCGGTGTTCGCCTGGGTGGTCGCCTTGTTCATCCTCCTGGTCGGCGCCCTGGCCATCCCGCAACTGCCGGTGGCCCAGTACCCCGACGTGGCGCCGCCGCAGGTGGAAATCTACGCCGTGTACCCGGGCGCCTCGGCAGCGACCATGGACGAGAGCGTGGTCAGCATCATCGAGCAGGAGCTCAACGGTGCCGACAACCTGCTCTACTTCGAGTCGCAGAGCAGCCTGGGCAACGCCACCATCACCGCCAGCTTCCAGCCCGGCACCAACCCGGACATGGCCCAGGTGGATGTGCAGAACCGCCTGAAGGTGATCGAGTCGCGCCTGCCGCGCCCGGTGACGCAACAGGGCCTGCAAGTGGAGAAGGTGTCCACCGGTTTCCTGCTGCTGGCCACCCTCACCTCCGAAGACGGCAGCCTTGATGAGATCGCCCTGTCGGACATCCTCGCCCGTAACGTGATGAACGAGATCCGCCGTATCAAGGGTGTCGGCAAGGCGCAGCTGTATGGCTCGGAGCGGGCCATGCGCATCTGGATCGACCCGGCGAAGCTGGTCGGTTTCAAGCTCACCCCCAACGATGTGGCCGAGGCCATCGCCGCGCAGAACGCCCAGGTCGCCCCCGGCAGCATCGGCGACCTGCCCAGCCGCCCGACCCAGGAAATCACCGCCAACGTGGTGGTCAAGGGCCAGCTGAGCACCCCTGAAGAGTTCGCCGCGATCGTGTTGCGCGCCAACGCCGACGGCTCGACGGTCACCGTCGGCGATGTCGCCCGGGTCGAGATCGGCGCCCAGGAGTACCAGTACGGCACCCGCCTCAACGGCAAGGCCACCAGCGCCTTCAGCGTCAAGCTGTCGCCCGGCGCCAACGCCATGGAAACCGCAGCGTTGGTCAAGCAGAAGCTCGACGAGCTGGCGCGCTACTTCCCGGCCGGTGTGAAGTACGACATCCCCTACGACACCTCGCCGTTCGTCAAAGTGTCGATCAAGCAGGTGATCAGTACCCTGGTCGAGGCCATGGTGCTGGTGTTCGCGGTGATGTTCCTGTTCCTGCAGAACCTGCGCTACACCCTGATCCCAACCCTGGTGGTACCGGTGGCGCTGATGGGTACCTTCGCGGTGATGAACGCACTGGGCTTCTCGATCAACGTGCTGACCCTGTTCGGCATGGTGCTGGCCATCGGCATCCTGGTGGACGACGCCATCGTCGTGGTGGAGAACGTCGAGCGGATCATGGCCGAGGAAGGCCTGCCACCGAAGGAAGCCACGCGCAAGGCCATGGGCCAGATCAGCGGTGCCATCGTCGGGATCACCCTGGTGCTGGTGGCGGTGTTCCTGCCGATGGCCTTCATGCAGGGCTCGGTGGGAGTGATCTACCAGCAGTTCTCGGTCTCGATGGCGGTATCGATCCTGTTCTCGGCGTTCCTCGCCCTGAGCCTCACCCCTGCCCTGTGCGCCACCCTGCTCAAGCCGCTGGAGAAAGGCGAACACCATGAGCGCAAGGGCTTCTTCGGCTGGTTCAACCGCCGCTTCGAGGGCATGAGCAACGGCTACCAGCGCTGGGTGACCCACGCGCTGGCCCGCAGCGGTCGCTACCTGCTGGTGTATGCCGCGCTGGTGGCGGTACTGGGTTACGGCTTCAGCCAGCTGCCCACCGCCTTCCTGCCCACCGAAGACCAGGGCTACACCATCACCGACATCCAGCTGCCACCAGGCGCCAGCCAGGCACGGACCATCGAGGTGGCGCAGCAGATCGAAGCGCACAACACAGAGGAGCCGGGTGTGGCCAACACCACACTGATCCTCGGTTTCAGCTTCTCCGGCAGCGGGCAGAACGCGGCCCTGGCCTTCACCACGCTCAAGGACTGGTCCGAACGTGGTAGCGACGACAGCGCCCAATCCATCGCCGACCGGGCCACGATGGCCTTCACTCAGTTGAAGGACGCCATCGCCTATGCGGTGCTGCCGCCACCTGTGGATGGCCTGGGCGAGTCGACTGGTTTCGAATTCCGCCTGCAAGACCGTGGCGGCATGGGCCACACGGCGCTGATGGCCGCCCGTGACCAACTGCTGGAACAGGCGCGCAAGAGCAAGGTGCTGGTCAACGTGCGCGAAGCCTCGCTGGCGGAAAGCCCGCAGGTGGAACTGGAGGTCGACCGTCGCCAGGCCAACGCGCTGGGCGTGTCGTTCGCCGACATCGGCGCGGTGCTCGACACCGCGGTGGGCTCCAACTACGTCAACGACTTCCCCAACCAGGGCCGCATGCAGCGGGTGGTGGTGCAGGCCGAGGGCGACCAACGCAGCCAGGTCGAGGACCTGCTGAAGATCCATGTGCGCAACAGCAGCGGCAAGATGGTCCCGCTGGGCGCCTTCATCAGTGCCCACTGGCGCAGTGGTCCGGTGCAGTTGACCCGCTACAACGGCTACCCGGCGGTGTCCATCTCCGGCGAACCGGCGGCGGGCCACAGCTCGGGCGAGGCGATGGCCGAGGTCGAGCGCCTGGTCGCGCAACTGCCGGCTGGCGCGGGCCTGGAGTGGACCGGCCTGTCGCTGCAGGAGCGTCTTTCCGGCAGCCAGGCGCCGCTGCTGATGGCGTTGTCGCTGCTGGTGGTGTTCCTGTGCCTGGCCGCACTGTACGAAAGCTGGTCGATCCCCACCGCGGTGTTGCTGGTGGTACCGCTGGGCGTTTTAGGCGCGGTGCTGGCGGTGACCCTGCGCGGCCTGCCCAACGACGTGTTCTTCAAGGTCGGCCTGATCACCTTGATCGGTTTGTCGGCGAAGAACGCCATCCTGATCATCGAGTTCGCCAAGGACCTGGTGGACCAGGGGCACGACGCGGTGGACGCCGCGATCCAGGCCGCGCGCCTGCGCCTGCGCCCCATCGTCATGACCTCGCTGGCGTTCATCCTCGGCGTGGTGCCCCTGGCCATCGCCAGCGGCGCCAGCTCGGCCAGCCAGCAGGCGATCGGCACCGGGGTGATCGGCGGCATGCTCAGTGCCACGTTTGCCGTGGTGTTCGTGCCGGTGTTCTTCGTGGTGGTGATGCGTCTTGCCGGGCGCAAGCAAGTGCAAGACAGCAAAGCGGTCACTCGAGAAGCCTGA